The following coding sequences lie in one Streptomyces lydicus genomic window:
- a CDS encoding GNAT family N-acetyltransferase: MTAAPPVLHLARETNDNESFLLLYRDKTLVGYLEVIDCGDELWVMEIGVHPGHRGRGYGTRLLQDLLNKHPNAQIALSSSAFDPDHIWRQARAGLPDRALTAWYQRHGFSPDSNDEDSHRMVRPPDRTGEPTVPAPTQHGIGLRDSERPAATSLLPDPYRPTCLTQAGGAAHATAGA; this comes from the coding sequence ATGACCGCCGCCCCACCCGTGCTCCACCTTGCCCGCGAGACCAACGACAACGAGTCGTTCCTCCTGCTGTACCGCGACAAGACGCTCGTGGGCTACCTGGAAGTCATCGACTGCGGCGACGAGCTATGGGTGATGGAGATCGGGGTCCACCCCGGCCACCGAGGCCGCGGATACGGTACCCGGCTCCTGCAGGACCTTCTCAACAAGCACCCCAACGCACAAATCGCCTTGTCCAGCAGCGCGTTCGACCCGGACCACATATGGCGCCAGGCCCGCGCGGGCTTGCCGGACAGAGCGCTCACCGCCTGGTACCAGCGGCACGGCTTCTCCCCGGACAGCAACGACGAGGACAGCCACCGCATGGTGCGCCCGCCTGACCGGACCGGCGAACCCACCGTGCCTGCCCCGACCCAGCACGGCATCGGATTGCGGGACTCTGAGCGGCCCGCAGCAACGTCACTCCTGCCGGACCCGTACCGCCCCACCTGCCTCACGCAGGCCGGGGGAGCGGCACATGCAACGGCCGGTGCCTGA